Proteins encoded in a region of the Streptomyces violaceoruber genome:
- a CDS encoding lytic polysaccharide monooxygenase auxiliary activity family 9 protein: MHARRKTAALIGAVLAPVVAVSLPASSASAHGYISDPPSRQAQCAAGTVSCGDITYEPQSVEGPKGLTSCSGGNSRFAELDDDSKGWQVTPVSKTTTFSWRLTAQHATSTWEYYVGGQRIALFDDGGAKPGSVVNHQVDFGGLTGQQKVLAVWNVADTSNAFYACIDVNVGG; the protein is encoded by the coding sequence ATGCACGCACGTCGGAAGACCGCTGCCCTGATCGGCGCGGTCCTCGCCCCTGTCGTGGCCGTGAGCCTGCCCGCCTCCTCGGCGAGCGCGCACGGCTACATCTCCGACCCGCCCAGCCGCCAGGCCCAGTGCGCCGCGGGCACGGTGTCCTGCGGCGACATCACGTACGAGCCCCAGAGCGTCGAGGGCCCCAAGGGCCTGACCAGTTGCAGTGGCGGCAACAGCCGCTTCGCGGAGCTGGACGACGACAGCAAGGGCTGGCAGGTCACCCCGGTGTCGAAGACCACGACGTTCTCGTGGCGGCTCACCGCGCAGCACGCCACCAGCACTTGGGAGTACTACGTCGGAGGTCAGCGGATCGCACTGTTCGACGACGGCGGCGCGAAGCCGGGCTCGGTCGTGAACCACCAGGTCGACTTCGGCGGACTCACCGGACAGCAGAAGGTCCTGGCCGTGTGGAACGTCGCCGACACGTCCAACGCGTTCTACGCCTGCATCGACGTCAACGTCGGCGGCTGA
- a CDS encoding ferritin-like domain-containing protein: MASAVVAAAASVPAAAPALAAGLPEAAAPGCRSVARLLAVPESGRGVDWLREALQVAVALELATIPPYLCGWWSVGDRTSHVARLIRRIIGDEMYHMGVVCNLLVAVGGRPRITDAALAYPGPLPGGVREEVNVYLSGLNRPFVRDVMMAVEAPEVPLARGANNSPGIGHFYDGLLRAFRATAPPLSAGGQLSQRIGSDVLEPVTDLDGVERAVEIIKEQGEGTASSPEDAFGDDYPAHYYAFGEIYHGRQLRREDDGWRFTGAPVPFPDARPMARVPAGGWPGPSQRVGDLLDRFDTAYAKVLGTLEAAWAHGDARTLGSAVRTMRALEGPAVELMETGIPGGRGTYGPQFRPPGA, from the coding sequence ATGGCGTCGGCCGTCGTGGCGGCCGCCGCGTCCGTCCCGGCCGCCGCACCCGCCCTTGCGGCCGGGCTGCCGGAGGCCGCCGCGCCGGGCTGCCGGTCCGTGGCGCGCCTGCTCGCGGTCCCGGAGAGCGGGCGCGGTGTCGACTGGCTCAGAGAGGCCCTTCAGGTCGCCGTAGCACTCGAACTCGCCACCATCCCGCCCTACCTGTGCGGATGGTGGTCCGTGGGCGACCGCACGAGCCACGTCGCACGGCTGATCCGGCGCATCATCGGCGACGAGATGTACCACATGGGCGTCGTCTGCAACCTGCTGGTGGCGGTGGGCGGCCGGCCGCGGATCACGGACGCCGCCCTCGCCTACCCCGGCCCGCTGCCCGGCGGCGTGCGCGAGGAGGTGAACGTCTATCTCTCGGGCCTCAACAGGCCCTTCGTGCGCGACGTGATGATGGCCGTCGAAGCCCCGGAGGTCCCCCTGGCCCGCGGCGCGAACAACTCGCCCGGCATCGGCCACTTCTACGACGGCCTGCTGCGCGCCTTCAGGGCCACGGCACCGCCACTGTCGGCCGGCGGGCAGTTGTCCCAGCGCATCGGCTCCGACGTCCTGGAGCCCGTGACCGACCTCGACGGCGTCGAGCGGGCTGTTGAGATCATCAAGGAACAGGGAGAGGGCACCGCCAGCTCTCCCGAAGACGCCTTCGGCGACGACTACCCGGCCCACTACTACGCCTTCGGCGAGATCTACCACGGCCGGCAACTGCGCCGGGAGGACGACGGCTGGCGGTTCACCGGCGCACCCGTGCCCTTCCCCGACGCGCGCCCCATGGCCCGGGTCCCGGCCGGTGGCTGGCCCGGTCCCTCGCAGCGGGTCGGGGACCTCCTCGACCGTTTCGACACCGCCTACGCCAAGGTGCTCGGCACCCTCGAGGCGGCCTGGGCGCACGGCGACGCACGCACCCTGGGCTCGGCCGTCCGGACGATGCGCGCACTGGAGGGCCCCGCCGTGGAGCTGATGGAAACCGGCATCCCGGGCGGCCGGGGCACCTACGGCCCCCAGTTCCGCCCGCCGGGCGCGTGA
- a CDS encoding VOC family protein — protein MKINLTSVFVDDQAHALRFYTETLGFLKKHDVPVGAGGDRWLTVVSPEAPDGTELLLEPSGHPAVAPYRTALAQDGIPAASFAVDDVRAEHDRLRSLGVHFTQEPMEMGAVTTAVLDDTCGNLIQIMQIR, from the coding sequence ATGAAGATCAACCTCACCAGCGTCTTCGTCGACGATCAGGCGCACGCGCTGCGCTTCTACACCGAGACCCTGGGCTTCCTGAAGAAGCACGACGTGCCGGTGGGGGCGGGTGGGGACCGGTGGCTGACCGTGGTCTCGCCCGAGGCTCCCGACGGGACCGAGCTGCTGCTCGAACCGTCCGGTCACCCCGCGGTGGCGCCGTACCGGACGGCGCTGGCCCAGGACGGCATCCCGGCCGCCTCCTTCGCCGTGGACGACGTACGGGCGGAGCACGACCGGCTGCGCTCGCTCGGGGTGCACTTCACCCAGGAGCCGATGGAGATGGGCGCGGTCACCACGGCGGTCCTCGACGACACCTGCGGAAACCTGATCCAGATCATGCAGATCCGGTAG
- the aztA gene encoding zinc ABC transporter ATP-binding protein AztA — MKIMFNKSRPSPPAVPGRASGVRLTELCAGYPGRPVLRQLTCEIPALAVTALVGPNGSGKSTLLGVLAGVIRPTSGDLHRGGERPPAFVPQRGAVADALPLTVRQTVEMGRWAERGPWRRLNRRDRLIVDSALDRLGIADLAPRQLGELSGGQRQRALVAQGLAQQSDLLLLDEPTTGLDPEARQRITALLTDLVADGVTVVHATHDLEAARSAEACLLLRAGTLTGQGRPGRVLTTSALAEVWAVAGHAGP; from the coding sequence ATGAAAATCATGTTCAACAAATCCCGCCCCTCGCCCCCCGCCGTGCCCGGACGGGCGTCAGGAGTACGTCTGACCGAGCTGTGCGCCGGCTACCCGGGACGACCGGTCCTGAGGCAACTCACCTGCGAGATACCGGCATTGGCCGTCACGGCTCTGGTCGGGCCGAACGGCAGCGGCAAGTCGACACTCCTCGGCGTGCTGGCCGGTGTGATCCGCCCGACATCGGGAGACCTGCACCGGGGCGGCGAGCGGCCGCCCGCCTTCGTACCGCAGCGCGGCGCCGTCGCGGACGCCCTGCCGCTGACCGTCCGGCAGACCGTGGAGATGGGTCGGTGGGCCGAGCGCGGCCCCTGGCGCCGGCTGAACCGCCGGGACCGGCTGATCGTGGACTCGGCCCTGGACCGGCTCGGCATCGCGGACCTCGCGCCGCGTCAGCTCGGGGAGCTGTCGGGCGGACAGCGGCAGCGCGCCCTCGTCGCCCAGGGACTCGCCCAGCAGTCCGACCTGCTCCTCCTGGACGAACCGACCACCGGCCTCGACCCGGAGGCCAGACAGCGCATCACCGCTCTCCTGACGGACCTGGTGGCCGACGGCGTGACGGTCGTGCACGCCACCCACGACCTGGAGGCCGCGCGCTCGGCCGAGGCCTGTCTCCTGCTCCGCGCGGGCACCCTGACGGGACAGGGCCGGCCCGGCCGGGTGCTCACCACCTCGGCCCTGGCCGAGGTCTGGGCCGTTGCCGGACACGCGGGCCCTTGA
- the aztB gene encoding zinc ABC transporter permease AztB → MDWLTAPFEVTFVQRALWGGILVSAICALAGTWVVLRGMAFLGDAMSHGLLPGVALAALLGGNLLLGAVASAAVMAAGVTALGRTPRLSQDTGIGLLFVGMLSIGVIIVSRSQSFAVDLTGILFGDVLAVREQDLLVLGGALLVALLVSVLGHRAFLALAFDPRKAHTLGLRPRLAHAVLLVLLGLAIVASFHIVGTLLVLGLLIAPPAAALPWARGVRGVMALAALLGVTATFGGLLLSWHLSTAAGATVSAVAVALFFLSHTASGLRHLRTRPATPHPTVD, encoded by the coding sequence ATGGATTGGTTGACGGCCCCGTTCGAAGTGACGTTTGTGCAAAGAGCCTTGTGGGGCGGCATCCTGGTGTCCGCCATCTGCGCCCTGGCCGGCACCTGGGTCGTGCTCAGGGGGATGGCCTTCCTGGGCGACGCCATGTCGCACGGACTGCTGCCCGGGGTGGCGCTGGCCGCCCTGCTCGGCGGCAACCTGCTGCTGGGAGCGGTGGCCAGCGCTGCCGTCATGGCCGCGGGCGTCACCGCGCTCGGGCGCACCCCGAGACTCTCCCAGGACACCGGCATCGGCCTGCTCTTCGTCGGCATGCTCTCGATCGGTGTGATCATCGTGTCGCGTTCGCAGTCCTTCGCCGTGGACCTGACCGGCATCCTGTTCGGCGACGTCCTCGCCGTCCGCGAGCAGGACCTGCTCGTACTGGGCGGGGCACTGCTGGTGGCGCTGCTCGTCTCCGTGCTCGGCCACCGGGCCTTCCTCGCCCTCGCGTTCGACCCGCGCAAGGCCCACACCCTCGGACTGCGCCCGCGGCTCGCCCACGCGGTGCTCCTCGTCCTGCTGGGCCTCGCGATCGTGGCCTCCTTCCACATCGTCGGCACGCTCCTCGTCCTCGGCCTGCTCATCGCGCCGCCGGCCGCGGCCCTGCCCTGGGCGCGCGGCGTCCGCGGCGTCATGGCCCTCGCGGCACTCCTCGGCGTCACCGCCACGTTCGGCGGACTGCTCCTGTCCTGGCACCTGAGCACCGCCGCCGGCGCGACCGTCTCGGCCGTCGCGGTGGCCCTGTTCTTCCTCTCCCACACGGCGTCCGGCCTGCGGCACCTCCGTACGCGCCCCGCCACCCCCCACCCGACAGTCGACTGA
- the aztC gene encoding zinc ABC transporter substrate-binding protein AztC, with the protein MRGTVRTRIRVARLRRLLVGLLALVTAATATACSATDEQPRIVVTTNILGDITRQVVGDQAEVTVLMKPDADPHSFGLSAVQAAQLERADLVVFNGLGLEENVLRHVDAAREAGVATFEVGRAVDPLTFHSGDDGGPEGESGRPDPHFWTDPDRVRTAAGLIADRVSEHVTGVDHDAIRANAAEYDEQLADLTAFMEKSFDRVPEDRRNLVTNHHVFGYLADRFGFRVIGAVIPSGTTLASPSSSDLRSLTRAMERAGVRTVFADSSRPKRLAEVLSTELGDGVRVVELYSESLTAENEGAATYLQMMRANTTAMTDGLTVGSPKGTHS; encoded by the coding sequence ATGAGGGGGACGGTACGCACACGCATCCGGGTGGCACGGCTGCGCCGCCTCCTGGTGGGACTGCTCGCCCTGGTCACGGCCGCCACCGCCACGGCCTGCTCCGCCACGGACGAACAACCCCGCATCGTCGTGACCACCAACATCCTGGGCGACATCACCCGCCAGGTCGTGGGCGACCAGGCGGAGGTCACGGTCCTGATGAAGCCCGACGCGGACCCGCACTCCTTCGGACTGTCGGCCGTGCAGGCCGCCCAGCTGGAACGCGCGGACCTCGTCGTCTTCAACGGACTCGGCCTGGAGGAGAACGTCCTGCGGCACGTGGACGCCGCCCGTGAGGCGGGTGTGGCGACCTTCGAGGTCGGCAGGGCGGTCGACCCGCTCACCTTCCACTCCGGTGACGACGGGGGTCCCGAGGGGGAGTCGGGCCGGCCCGACCCGCACTTCTGGACCGACCCCGACCGCGTGCGCACGGCCGCCGGACTCATCGCCGACCGCGTGAGCGAGCACGTGACGGGCGTGGACCACGACGCGATCCGGGCCAACGCCGCCGAGTACGACGAGCAACTCGCCGACCTCACCGCCTTCATGGAGAAGTCCTTCGACCGGGTGCCCGAGGACCGGCGCAACCTGGTGACCAACCACCACGTCTTCGGCTACCTCGCCGACCGCTTCGGCTTCCGCGTCATCGGCGCGGTGATCCCCAGCGGCACGACGCTGGCCTCCCCCAGCTCCTCCGACCTGCGCTCGCTCACCCGGGCCATGGAGCGGGCGGGGGTCCGGACGGTCTTCGCCGACTCCTCCCGGCCCAAGCGGCTCGCCGAGGTCCTGAGTACCGAACTCGGCGACGGCGTACGGGTCGTGGAGCTGTACTCCGAGTCCCTCACCGCCGAGAACGAGGGCGCCGCCACCTACCTGCAGATGATGCGCGCCAACACCACCGCCATGACCGACGGACTGACCGTCGGCAGCCCGAAAGGAACGCACAGTTGA
- the aztD gene encoding zinc metallochaperone AztD, which produces MNTSIRNRAVTGTALALAVSAVLTACGGGDTSSSDATSKGDGSTPSATPAASVQDPLVATFDGGLYILDGKSLELTRTIDLPGFNRVNPAGDKDHVVVSTDRGFRLLNATRQALTDIEYKGAKPGHVVRHAGKTVLFTDGTGEVNVFAPGDLGTGEKPDGRTYRSAEAHHGVAIELSDGRLLTTLGDEEKRTGALVVYKDGKEIARSENCPGVHGEAAARGEAIALGCEDGVLIYKDGRFTKVDAPDDYGRTGNQAGSDASPVLLGDYKSDPDAELERPTRISLIDTGTAKLRLVELGTSYSFRSLARGPHGEALVLGTDGAIHVVDPDKGTVEKKIPAVGQWQEPLDWQQARPTLFVRGHTAYVSEPGKKAVHAIDLESGRKRTSVTLPQGTNELSGTVAGH; this is translated from the coding sequence TTGAACACGTCCATACGCAACAGGGCCGTCACGGGGACGGCACTCGCCCTGGCGGTGTCCGCGGTCCTCACCGCGTGCGGCGGCGGCGACACCTCCTCGTCGGACGCCACGTCCAAGGGCGACGGGAGCACCCCGTCGGCGACGCCCGCGGCCTCGGTGCAGGATCCCCTGGTGGCCACCTTCGACGGCGGCCTGTACATCCTCGACGGCAAGAGCCTCGAACTCACCAGGACCATCGACCTGCCCGGCTTCAACCGAGTCAACCCGGCGGGGGACAAGGACCACGTGGTCGTCTCCACCGACCGCGGCTTCCGCCTGCTGAACGCCACCCGGCAGGCCCTCACCGACATCGAGTACAAGGGCGCGAAGCCCGGCCACGTCGTCCGCCACGCCGGGAAGACCGTGCTCTTCACCGACGGCACCGGTGAGGTCAACGTCTTCGCGCCGGGCGACCTGGGCACCGGCGAGAAGCCGGACGGGCGCACCTACAGGTCGGCCGAGGCCCACCACGGCGTCGCCATCGAGCTGAGCGACGGCCGGCTCCTCACCACCCTCGGGGACGAGGAGAAACGCACCGGCGCCCTGGTGGTGTACAAGGACGGCAAGGAGATCGCCCGCAGCGAGAACTGCCCGGGCGTCCACGGCGAGGCGGCCGCCCGCGGCGAGGCGATCGCCCTGGGCTGCGAGGACGGCGTCCTGATCTACAAGGACGGCCGGTTCACCAAGGTCGACGCCCCCGACGACTACGGCCGCACCGGCAACCAGGCGGGCAGCGACGCGTCCCCCGTGCTCCTCGGCGACTACAAGTCCGACCCGGACGCCGAGCTGGAACGGCCGACCCGCATCTCCCTGATCGACACCGGGACGGCGAAGCTGCGCCTGGTCGAGCTGGGCACCAGCTACTCGTTCCGCTCCCTCGCCCGTGGACCGCACGGCGAGGCGCTCGTCCTCGGGACCGACGGCGCCATCCACGTCGTCGATCCGGACAAGGGCACGGTCGAGAAGAAGATCCCCGCCGTGGGTCAGTGGCAGGAACCCCTGGACTGGCAGCAGGCCCGGCCCACCCTGTTCGTCCGCGGCCACACCGCCTACGTGTCCGAACCGGGCAAGAAGGCCGTGCACGCCATCGACCTCGAATCCGGCCGGAAGCGAACCTCGGTGACCCTGCCGCAGGGCACCAACGAGCTGTCCGGAACGGTCGCGGGCCACTGA